From Paenibacillus graminis, a single genomic window includes:
- a CDS encoding TetR/AcrR family transcriptional regulator: MPKNTFFRLDEARREEISNSAMHLFVDNLYEDITMKMVLDSLSMHPGTFYRYFEDKDDLYCLLIHNVTQKRAAYFNNSNEDSLFRFFLTGLFGNVNGIVTEPLNELEIKLTETLLYIPENILLKIYLNVLKGESFPLIKDILRRMRVDGYLRPDIDDDLISFMFESMQFNLVLFFREFDIKDSKLQHKISKYFADFMGHGLLEDHKYSEMVSDIRKAKE, from the coding sequence ATGCCAAAAAATACTTTCTTTCGTTTAGATGAAGCAAGGCGCGAGGAAATATCTAATAGCGCTATGCATCTTTTTGTTGATAATCTTTACGAGGATATAACTATGAAGATGGTTTTGGATAGTTTGTCCATGCACCCCGGAACATTTTATCGGTATTTTGAAGACAAAGATGACCTTTATTGTCTCTTAATACATAATGTGACCCAGAAAAGAGCTGCGTATTTTAATAACAGTAATGAAGATTCCCTTTTCCGGTTTTTCCTTACTGGCTTATTTGGTAACGTTAACGGCATTGTAACCGAGCCGCTGAATGAGTTGGAAATCAAACTCACTGAAACACTTTTATACATTCCTGAGAACATTTTGCTTAAAATATATCTGAATGTGCTAAAGGGAGAGTCATTCCCCTTGATCAAGGACATTTTACGCCGAATGAGGGTTGATGGATATCTTAGGCCTGATATTGACGACGACCTGATTTCTTTCATGTTTGAGTCCATGCAGTTTAATTTAGTCCTGTTTTTTAGGGAATTCGATATTAAGGACTCTAAGCTGCAACATAAGATTAGCAAGTACTTTGCTGACTTTATGGGTCATGGGCTGCTTGAAGATCATAAATATTCTGAAATGGTTAGCGATATCAGGAAAGCCAAGGAGTAG
- a CDS encoding choline esterase codes for MKTYDAFPEPIGGYTVGRTQMDFEYTASDHSKRELTAFVYYPSDSSEGKTTSTYMFPEVYEMFNEQPLITAYHKEKDVFSIDIKTQCYDGLALSGKEKRYPVLFYVCGGGGSPEWGTVICTDLASMGYVVVSIGHQNSTMYKRKDGRLFNVSKDFSEAIMAFSEDPEMLALAGKMEMRPDDETAIEMCRNVLALPVLAKLTEYGELQAEDVRYVADYLYKLDSGELDSIFKGRLLLDIGMGIVGHSFGGPTTAIVCRDDDRFACGIGLDSGAFGLQGSDLKKPFLLLFCEPNYNMNAIIGANNSMETYYFSVDRVAHLDYCDIVFTGVNEELRGERDAMEMRNLVTDYTKNFFDHYLLQKAASVESLAYDGVDLIKKTGKK; via the coding sequence ATGAAAACGTATGACGCATTTCCAGAACCAATTGGCGGCTATACTGTCGGTCGAACCCAGATGGATTTCGAGTACACGGCATCAGATCACTCAAAAAGAGAGCTGACGGCGTTTGTGTACTATCCGTCCGACAGCAGCGAAGGTAAGACTACATCAACGTACATGTTTCCTGAAGTCTACGAAATGTTTAATGAGCAGCCGCTTATCACTGCGTATCATAAAGAGAAGGATGTTTTCTCTATAGATATCAAGACCCAGTGTTACGATGGCCTTGCTCTCTCCGGGAAGGAAAAGCGCTATCCGGTGTTATTCTATGTTTGCGGCGGGGGCGGTTCTCCAGAATGGGGTACAGTGATCTGTACAGACTTGGCAAGCATGGGATATGTTGTGGTAAGCATCGGCCATCAGAATAGCACGATGTATAAGCGTAAAGATGGGCGCCTGTTTAATGTATCAAAGGATTTTTCGGAGGCCATTATGGCGTTTTCTGAAGATCCGGAGATGCTGGCGTTGGCTGGTAAGATGGAGATGCGGCCTGACGATGAAACTGCTATTGAGATGTGCCGTAACGTGCTTGCACTGCCGGTACTTGCCAAGTTAACAGAGTATGGTGAATTACAGGCAGAAGATGTAAGGTATGTAGCCGATTATCTTTACAAACTGGACTCTGGAGAGCTGGATTCCATCTTTAAGGGCAGATTGTTGCTTGACATCGGCATGGGCATAGTCGGACATTCTTTTGGAGGGCCTACGACGGCGATTGTTTGCCGGGACGACGACCGGTTCGCCTGCGGGATTGGCTTGGATAGCGGTGCGTTCGGCCTTCAGGGCAGCGACCTTAAGAAACCCTTCTTGCTGCTGTTTTGTGAACCTAACTATAACATGAATGCGATAATTGGCGCTAACAATAGCATGGAAACCTATTATTTCTCTGTTGATCGTGTTGCGCATTTAGATTACTGCGACATCGTGTTTACCGGTGTTAATGAGGAACTCAGAGGCGAACGGGATGCTATGGAGATGCGAAATCTTGTTACAGACTATACGAAGAACTTTTTTGATCATTACTTACTGCAGAAGGCTGCAAGTGTGGAAAGTCTGGCATACGATGGCGTGGACTTGATCAAGAAGACCGGCAAGAAGTGA